One genomic region from Kineobactrum salinum encodes:
- a CDS encoding TonB-dependent receptor codes for MTIPNENKSRQPGEFRKVSLIALTGMGALLGQSALVSAQENAGASSFMIEEVVVTATRREEKLTDVPLSIQALGGDALERQGAVNFADYARGIAGVAFVDNGPGRSQIFMRGVSTGVDVDTGKESTVGVYIDEVPVSEGSSQPDLRLYDIDRVEVLRGPQGTVYGSGSLGGTVRVLTKKPVLGELSGNVSAQASTTRHGGENEAINGVINIPVSEDLAVRVVGYGIHNDGFIENGFTGEEKIDDEHTSGARIAALYIPNDKLDATLTTIYQKSKYGSYTRAADNVSELVLLQSAPEPFRDRLGTVNLTLNLDMDFATLTSSTSYFDRSRYFENDIDYFLELGFGLPRGESQLDYDAETISQELRLTSNGDGALQWLVGGFYLDREDDFRQTINPLGTGSVPTPGLNLYYSETLADIEQLAGFTEVNYEIREGLIATVGGRVSRTKRDVDTMTDGAVSGGIPTVVAGDFTETSVTPKFNLSYALSEYTLLYTQVTKGFRVGGVNPGLPPCSALCTVDVDDTFDSDSLWNYELGLKQQSEDGRFTMAAAIFWIEWEDIQLNVNRGDGFNGVLNAGSARSRGVELEFSGRSNEHFHFGGQVTYTDADLRSLSDGIIGFVDSGERLPGVPQLSASVNAELGTQLGDLGWLYVRGDIQYVGDRKAALTSDPETLDSYTISSLRVGLDLDTWSAAIFADNLTDERAELDFVSNSGLRDGVPVTFNRYTVNVPRTIGIRLSKHF; via the coding sequence TCGCAGGGAAGAAAAATTGACCGACGTGCCTCTCAGCATCCAGGCACTGGGGGGAGATGCACTGGAGAGGCAGGGGGCGGTAAACTTTGCTGACTACGCTCGGGGGATTGCCGGCGTTGCATTTGTAGATAACGGCCCGGGCCGCTCGCAGATTTTCATGCGGGGAGTTTCAACCGGCGTGGATGTCGATACGGGCAAGGAGTCTACGGTTGGTGTGTACATTGATGAAGTGCCTGTTAGCGAGGGTTCATCCCAGCCCGATCTAAGGCTCTATGACATTGATCGCGTCGAGGTACTAAGAGGGCCACAGGGTACCGTATACGGCAGCGGGTCGCTGGGCGGAACGGTGCGTGTCCTGACGAAGAAGCCGGTGCTGGGAGAGCTGAGCGGCAACGTTTCTGCTCAAGCGAGTACCACTCGCCACGGTGGAGAAAACGAAGCGATCAACGGCGTGATCAACATACCGGTTTCCGAAGACCTGGCAGTACGCGTTGTTGGCTACGGTATTCACAACGATGGATTCATTGAGAATGGCTTTACCGGTGAAGAGAAGATTGATGACGAGCATACGAGCGGAGCACGTATTGCGGCACTGTATATTCCCAACGACAAGCTGGATGCAACGCTGACCACCATCTACCAGAAGAGCAAGTACGGTTCATACACTCGCGCCGCGGATAACGTTTCTGAGCTGGTACTTTTACAGAGTGCACCTGAACCCTTTCGAGACCGCTTGGGCACCGTCAACCTGACGCTGAATCTGGATATGGATTTCGCGACATTGACTTCTTCAACGTCCTATTTTGATCGTAGCCGCTATTTTGAAAACGATATCGACTATTTTCTGGAACTGGGTTTTGGTCTGCCTCGCGGCGAGTCGCAACTGGACTATGATGCAGAAACCATATCGCAAGAGTTGCGTTTGACGTCGAACGGTGATGGCGCTTTGCAATGGCTGGTGGGCGGTTTCTATCTTGATCGGGAAGACGATTTCCGGCAGACAATCAACCCTCTCGGGACAGGGTCGGTACCCACTCCGGGCCTCAATCTGTACTATTCGGAAACGCTTGCGGACATTGAGCAGCTCGCAGGTTTCACCGAGGTCAACTATGAAATCCGGGAGGGCCTGATCGCCACTGTCGGCGGCAGGGTTTCGCGGACCAAGCGAGATGTCGACACTATGACTGACGGGGCGGTATCCGGAGGGATACCGACTGTAGTGGCCGGTGATTTTACAGAAACCTCGGTTACGCCGAAGTTCAATCTGTCCTATGCGTTAAGCGAATACACTCTGCTGTATACCCAGGTCACCAAGGGGTTCCGGGTAGGTGGCGTCAACCCTGGGCTGCCTCCCTGCAGTGCGCTCTGTACGGTTGATGTTGACGATACCTTTGACTCCGATTCATTGTGGAACTATGAGTTGGGCCTGAAACAACAATCGGAGGATGGCCGGTTTACAATGGCGGCTGCCATCTTCTGGATCGAATGGGAGGATATTCAACTCAACGTCAATCGTGGCGATGGATTCAACGGTGTCCTGAACGCAGGCTCAGCGCGCAGCAGGGGTGTGGAACTGGAGTTTAGTGGCCGCAGCAACGAGCATTTTCACTTCGGAGGCCAGGTCACATACACAGATGCCGATTTACGTTCTTTGAGCGATGGCATCATCGGCTTCGTGGATTCGGGTGAGCGCCTCCCGGGCGTGCCGCAATTGAGTGCTTCTGTCAATGCTGAGCTGGGTACGCAGTTGGGGGATCTCGGTTGGTTGTATGTCCGTGGAGATATTCAGTATGTCGGTGACAGAAAGGCTGCGCTGACCAGTGATCCAGAGACTCTGGACTCCTACACAATCTCCAGTTTGAGAGTAGGGTTGGACCTGGACACCTGGTCTGCGGCGATTTTTGCCGACAATCTGACTGACGAGCGCGCCGAGCTGGATTTTGTGAGCAACAGCGGACTGCGCGACGGAGTGCCGGTGACGTTCAACAGGTACACTGTTAACGTGCCGCGGACGATCGGCATTCGTCTTTCCAAGCACTTTTGA
- a CDS encoding alpha/beta fold hydrolase, producing MKRSGNSRFVPVYQRAGVFVAMVCSLVLIAQAVRADGDEAAAMLQQARDIIADAQQLTLPSGIDEAMPVALGGTRQWISVRGRDRDNPILLFVHGGPAFPESPVSWFYQRPWEDYFTVVQWDQRASGKSVALNDMETVAPTISIERMVQDGEELVAFLRQRYGKSKIFVLGHSWGSVIGLEIARRHPEWLYAYVGMGQAINARENERLGYEFALQAAIDDKNDTAIADLQSIAPYPAPDGSLNVRHILLQRKWLIHYGGMTWGRENLAYEKRLGLLSPDYTKTDTAVEQATNISLQKLLPELASMDFSHVERIDCPVVILAGEHDYATVTAVAREWIEKLQAPAKTFVLFKDTAHMIQMEAPGKLLMHLVNDVRLFAEEQE from the coding sequence ATGAAACGGTCCGGTAATAGCCGATTTGTCCCTGTCTACCAGCGTGCGGGCGTATTCGTGGCCATGGTCTGCTCTCTCGTGCTGATCGCGCAAGCCGTCAGGGCAGATGGTGACGAAGCGGCAGCAATGCTCCAGCAAGCCAGAGATATCATTGCCGATGCTCAGCAACTGACATTGCCCTCGGGGATCGACGAGGCAATGCCGGTTGCACTGGGTGGAACCCGGCAATGGATCTCAGTGCGGGGGCGAGATCGCGATAATCCAATTCTGCTATTCGTTCACGGAGGACCTGCATTTCCGGAATCACCGGTGAGCTGGTTTTATCAGAGGCCGTGGGAGGACTATTTCACGGTTGTTCAGTGGGATCAGAGGGCTTCGGGCAAATCGGTCGCGCTGAACGACATGGAAACGGTTGCCCCGACGATATCGATCGAGCGAATGGTACAGGATGGCGAAGAGCTTGTAGCGTTTCTTCGCCAGCGCTACGGAAAGTCCAAAATCTTTGTGCTGGGCCACTCGTGGGGTTCGGTGATCGGTCTCGAAATCGCCCGTCGCCATCCCGAGTGGCTGTATGCCTATGTCGGCATGGGGCAGGCGATCAACGCAAGGGAGAACGAACGTCTGGGATATGAGTTTGCGCTGCAAGCTGCCATCGACGATAAGAATGACACAGCGATTGCCGATCTACAGTCAATTGCGCCCTATCCTGCGCCCGATGGTTCCCTGAACGTCAGGCATATCCTTTTACAGCGCAAATGGCTTATTCACTACGGCGGCATGACCTGGGGGCGTGAAAACCTGGCCTATGAAAAACGGCTTGGGCTCCTTTCGCCGGATTATACAAAGACTGATACGGCAGTCGAACAAGCTACGAATATATCATTGCAGAAGTTGCTGCCGGAGCTGGCGAGCATGGATTTCAGTCATGTTGAGCGCATAGATTGCCCTGTCGTTATATTGGCAGGCGAGCACGACTATGCCACGGTCACAGCAGTGGCCAGAGAGTGGATTGAAAAATTGCAGGCACCGGCAAAGACATTTGTCCTGTTTAAAGATACCGCCCACATGATCCAGATGGAGGCCCCCGGCAAGCTGTTGATGCATCTGGTCAATGATGTGAGACTCTTTGCGGAAGAGCAAGAGTAA